From the Solanum stenotomum isolate F172 chromosome 4, ASM1918654v1, whole genome shotgun sequence genome, one window contains:
- the LOC125863290 gene encoding transcription factor MYB78-like, which translates to MDHHHHQYVDFGLRREDNIDNNDRKGDENNNNLDLKRGSWTVEEDFTLMNHIALHGEGRWNSLARSAGLKRTGKSCRLRWLNYLRPDVRRGNITLEEQLLILQLHSRWGNRWSKIAQHLPGRTDNEIKNYWRTRVQKQAKQLKCDVNSKEFKDTLHYLWIPRLVERIQASSNSNNQVNIQKTNENIIINNNNNNIVPNMNFTQENYSSTTTTTTSSENSTGTQISDMSDNCYTNYPLNQGDYGEILISPTGGYIQQGDIFNDNNHHQNMSQLFLDDNVCDNLWNIDDMLFLQQQLN; encoded by the exons atggatcatcatcatcatcaatatgTCGATTTTGGTTTGAGAAGAGAAGATAATATTGATAACAACGATAGAAAAGgtgatgaaaataataataatttggacCTAAAAAGAGGTTCATGGACTGTTGAAGAAGATTTCACTCTTATGAATCATATTGCTCTTCATGGCGAAGGTCGTTGGAATTCCCTCGCTCGTTCTGCAG GTTTAAAGAGAACAGGAAAAAGCTGCAGATTAAGATGGCTTAATTATCTTAGACCAGATGTTCGACGTGGAAATATTACACTTGAAGAACAATTGTTGATTCTTCAACTTCATTCTCGTTGGGGCAATAG GTGGTCGAAAATTGCACAACATTTGCCAGGAAGAACAGATAATGAGATAAAAAATTACTGGAGAACCAGAGTACAAAAACAAGCCAAACAACTAAAGTGTGATGTCAATAGCAAAGAATTCAAAGATACATTGCATTATCTTTGGATACCAAGGCTAGTTGAGAGAATTCAAGCTTCTTCTAATTCAAATAATCAAGTGAATattcaaaaaacaaatgaaaatattattattaacaataataataataatattgttcCAAATATGAATTTTACACAAGAGAATTATTctagtacaacaacaacaactacttcATCAGAAAACTCAACTGGGACACAAATTTCAGACATGTCTGATAATTGCTACACTAATTATCCTCTTAATCAAGGTGATTATGGGGAAATCTTGATTAGTCCCACAGGTGGTTATATTCAACAAGGTGATATTTTTAATGATAATAATCATCACCAAAATATGAGCCAATTATTTTTGGATGATAATGTTTGTGACAATTTGTGGAATATTGATGATATGTTGTTTTTACAACAACAACTCAATTAA